In the genome of Palaemon carinicauda isolate YSFRI2023 chromosome 20, ASM3689809v2, whole genome shotgun sequence, one region contains:
- the LOC137659980 gene encoding uncharacterized protein, translating to MRALVLLWVMAVALAFPVAEPEADPQLILPHSLNYFNPFVHSIKAQDSYIPSYPYDHHLPYGHRYPLAYGHGLPFNHGYGTGYPLAYPYSHPYAVQVAKKDVAEE from the exons ATGAGAGCTTTG GTGTTGTTGTGGGTGATGGCTGTGGCCTTGGCCTTCCCTGTGGCAGAACCAGAGGCGGATCCTCAGCTCATTCTGCCTCATTCCCTCAATTACTTCAATCCCTTCGTCCACTCCATCAAGGCTCAGGATTCATACATCCCTTCATACC CTTACGACCACCATCTCCCCTATGGGCACAGATACCCACTGGCCTATGGTCATGGACTTCCCTTCAACCACGGGTATGGAACCGGCTATCCATTGGCCTATCCTTATTCACACCCCTATGCGGTGCAGGTTGCAAAGAAGGATGTTGCGGAAGAATAG